The window ttttatcattaaaatgaaattgtaaaagagtacattttaattataataattaaatgcaaaacttattatatgtttttttcctCCTAAATTTAATCCATTGTGTGACGAAAAACACGGCAAACAAATCAAGAAGAAGGCGATTGGTTCGTAAACACCACGCGCTTCGTGATTCGTGTTGTCTTTGTCATTGTGTTctgatcttcttcttcttcctctttgcaTCGCTTCTTCCTTCATCACTTATCTTCATCTGCTTCTGTCACATCATCAAGCATTCTCACATCGCTTCTCAGTTTCTCGTTTTCCCAATCGCAGCTAAAAAATCCTCTGTACCCTTTTACCCTTTTCTCAATAAGAAGAAATTAGGAAACGCAACAATGGCTCAAGCGGTTGAAGAATGGTATAAGCAGATGCCCGTCATCACGCGCTCCTATCTCACCGCTGCTGTTGTCACCACTATCGGATGCTCCCTTGATGTAAACCCCCTTTTTTCATCCTCTCACTTTTAGGGTTtccattattattttctaatttatttttatgaattcgGTGCGTCTAATTTGGATACATTCATTTTAGGATTCttgttattctttttaatttctcgatTTGAAATCAAATCGTGAATGCGGTTGTGTGGTTATTTGTCGTTAACTTTAAAGAGTTTCTAATGAACATGTGGTTGGATCGTGTTTATGTTAGCTTGGTCTGTTGAAAAGTTGTCATGTTTTATTGttctttgaaattttgtatttgaaggATTAATTTCGTTTTGATCGCGATGATTTGGGAACTGTAGGTGACTCATTCTTTATTTATTGATGCTCTTTTTTGTGGTGCCGCAGATAATTTCTCCGTATCATTTGTACTTGAACCCTATATTGGTGGTGAAGCAATATCAGTTTTGGCGCCTGGTTACTAATTTCTTGTACTTTCGTAAAATGGGTAAAATTTCTGCCGTTCACCATTTAATGAATTGTTATTCATCAGATACTTGGGCATTTCAAATTCAGTTTTAATGTAGAAAacgtctcaattttttttatgctaaCATGATTGGGGCACTGATTTTCATTTCAAGTTGTCTTCGTGTATGCATAGtgatttttgttgatgccacCTGTgagaaactcattttattctttgtttAGGTAGATCATAAAGTCCCCCACCCTTGGGCAGTTACATATGTATGTGATAATGAGTATTGATCGTTTCCTGATTAATTCTGGTAAATGGGGATCATGGACATTTTTAAGCATCATAAATTTAATCCTTACATGATGAAAATCACATTAAGAGGgcaattacattaaataaattgtaaCTGTTTTCAGAAGAGCACTAGTGAAGAAAGGCTATTGCTAtaggtgggggggggggggggggtatacCCACATTTTGGGAAAGGGGTCAATCTGATTGTCCCTGACATAATCATAAGAGATATGAGTATGGGCATGATAGTTCCCAGAACTAAACTATTTGATTGAAGATATGAGCTTTTGTGGGCTTATCAGAAGCAAGGAAACTGATTTATGATATTTACACATGACCATGGTTACCAACTTTGCTGAATTATGTATTAGAAATTAGATCATGCATTTCTGATTGTGGATCTTTTGCAGTAGTATGCAATCCAGACTTCCAAATGCAACCTATCCTCTTAGAAGTAAAATAAGAGGGAGACTGAAGCTTGCATTGATGGTTTGACGTGTATAACTTAGTTAATAAGTTACTAATCTCTTTATTCAAATGGGTGTCTAACTGTCTATTGTATAAAATGGTTGCTTCATAAGTACAcccattattttcttttgcggCTCTCGTGTCTGTGGACTAGATTATCAGATGCATATCTGTATTCAAACCTTCAGCACATCCTTAtatgatttattaattattatggcCATTTACTCTCTTTAGTTCTTGACATTCACCTGTGATTTTCCTGAATTACAATGACACCTTCCAAATTCCCTCTAATAATAACCCTTATTCTTATTTGTTTCATAATCGtttgatatttaattagaaAGTTATGCATCTTCTAAATTTGACATGGTATTTTCTTATTGAATGGGCAGACTTGGATTTCCTGTTTCATATGTTTTTTCTTGCTCGTTACTGCAAGCTTCTTGAGGAGAACTCGTTCAGGGGGAGGACTGCTGATTTCTTTTACATGCTCTTATTTGGTGCCACTGTATTGACTGGAATTGTTCTTCTTGGGGGCATGATACCTTATTTATCAGAGTCGTTCGCAAAAATAATATTCCTTAGCAACTCATTGACATTTATGATGGTAagtcacatttttatttttcactcctCGTGTTCAAATCTGTCACAATTCACAAACGTGAAagcttaatttttcttttttcaggttTACGTGTGGAGCAAACAAAATCCCTTCATTCACATGAGCTTCCTGGGTCTCTTTACTTTCACTGCTGCCTACCTTCCATGGGTGCGTAAGCTCTATAGGATAGGATAACATCTAATTGGGTTTATACTTAATTGATCTTTGATTTTGTCTTTTGCTTAAGTTCATACTTATGGTCAAGGCAACCTAACCTTGAAGTTTATGCTTGTAGGTTCTCTTGGGGTTCTCTGTACTCGTTGGTGCTAGTGCTTGGGTGGATCTACTGGTATGCCTCCGTTAATTAACATTCACACACCTGATTACTATCATCTATACATTTTGTAAACAACAGCTTAGCTAATGTGAATCTTGACCACATTTTTCAGGGAATGATTGCTGGCCATGCATATTATTTTCTTGAAGATGTTTATCCTCGGATGACAGGTCGTAGGCCACTAAAAACACCATCATTCATCAAAGCACTATTTGCAGATGACCCAGTTGTTGTTGCACGGCCTGCTAATGTCAGGTTTGCTCCCCCACCTGCTGAAGAACTTCACCAAGATTGAATGAATGCCCATCAAAATGGTTAGAGGATTAGCAAAGGAACAGCAAAGCGGTTGACCGTgtaatatatagattttaaaCATCTTTTTTTCGCGTgcatttgttaattaattaggatttaAGGGGCAACTATGTCGAATGTTCAGGGTTTTAACTGAATGAGATCCTCTTTTCTCATCGTAGTTTGTCAGACACCACCTTGTAGATATGATATTATATCCTCACGTAGTccacaaagttttttttaagctAGTTAAGTCAACAAATTTGGTTCTTCTATTTAAAACtctaattcttattttattttttatccaaatatttGAGACTTTATGATGAATTTgagattcaaaataattttagaagttTAGAGGTAAGAAATTAGTGAAGTTTTGAAGTATTTTGTAAGGTATGAAATAAGGATTGCAAGATAaaatttgggttttttttttttgtaaaagattGATGTTTTGGGCAGTAAATTTaagatttgttttttaaataatccaAATGAAGAATTTGAGTAGAAAAACAAGAATTTGATAAAAACAGACGAAAATTGTTGCAGgcattaacttaattttttttaaagactaaattgcaattaaatcttttttttttcattttattttgttcttctgTTTAAAAGATGCTCTCTTGCGCCTACTTATTCATGTAGTTTTTCTGTCGATTAACACCTTGCTTGTTCAgtcattgaaaaaaattataatttatttccaaataaaaattgaaaaagattaaataaagaataaaaatggaagtaaaatggaaaaaaaaaagattttcctTGATTAATTGAATGAAAGTGCAAAATTACGTTGAGAATTGTGTTAGAGAACATTTCTCACATTAATGGATtagaaaaatgatatataaaagaGGATTATGAGTCGAAAGTCTTGAAGATATTCAAATCACTTGCATTTTATTAACTCTCTcatttgcataaaaaataaaaaataactctctCATACATTATCAGATATGGTCtgcaaatgaattttaattagttgCTTGTACATAAATTTTATCAAGAAAGGGACCAGAAGTGTATATATTGAGAAAAACACTAGTCCTTATACTTCTAATAACACCAAAATCAAGACCTAATAGCCACTCCAAGTCAATATGCAAGCCTCATATTGACTTATtaaactttaattattatttttatgaataaattctTAGTTTCAAAAGTGTGAGATAATGATAGAttgattcttaaaaaataaaaaattcaaatttaatttttaaatagataaaaaatataacaaattaatcttataactttcatcataaaattcaataaacataacatacataatgaattattattaaataccagtataaaattttttgtatattttcgatgtataatatattttttcattaaaattttaaatttaaagctAAATCTACAATGAGATTAAAGGGCTaagatacattttaaaaaactagaCGAGGTTGTCAACAGTTGGATCTGTGGCGCAATGGTAGCGCGTCTGACTCCAGATCAGAAGGTTGCGTGTTCGATTCACGTCAggttcaattattttgatttacgaacaaatattatttttttttggtttccgaAGTTCACTCTTCACTCCCTAAACCCCTAATCTTCTGCTTCTAGTTTTCTTCTAAACCTCCCTCCGATCTTCTCCTCCGCtgaaaaccctaaccctaaccctagccATATCAATCCTCTCTCGCCTCCGCCACTACTCCACCTCCATCCTCTCCCCGAACTCCTCCACCCGTCTAACCTTGAAGCAAAAAACCCGCAGTGCCCTCCACCTCCTCAAATCCGAGACCAAGTCGGAGCGCATCCTCGACATCTGCCGCGCCGCCGCCCTCACCCCGGACTTCCACCTCGACCGCCGCGCCTTCTCCCTCGTCGTCTCCAAGCTCGCCGCCGCGCACAACTTTCCCAGCATCCGCACCTTGGTCGACGACCTCAAAACCCGCCCCGATCTCTGCCGCAACGAAAAATTCCTCTCCCACGCCATTGTCCTTTACGGCCAGGCCAATATGCTCGATCACGCGATCCGCACATTCGCGGAAGATCTCCCCTCCCCTCGCTCCGTCAAAACCCTAAATTCCCTCCTCTTCGCCTCCCTCCTCGCCAAAAACTACAAAGAGCTCACTCGAATCTACCTCGAATTCCCTAAAACTTATTCAATTCAACCAAACCTAGACACATACAACATCGTCATCAAGGCCTTCGCGCAATCCGGTTCAACCAGCTCCTTTTAATCCGTTCTCGCTGAGATGGATAAGAATAACTTTAAACCCGTCACCACTCTGAATAACTCGCTCTCCGTTTTTTATCGCGACGGAAAGTGTTGAAAGAGTTTGTGTAAGCTGAAGAGGTCTTCGGAGGCAAAGGCGTTGCTCGGGGGGATGGTTTGTAATGGGAGGAAGCCGAATTCGGTTAGCTACGCTTGCTTGATCCATGGGTTTTGTAAAGAGGGGGACCTTGAGGCTGTTCAAGTACATGAAGAGGAGAGGGTACTTGCCCGAGGGGGAGTGTTATTTTACGCTCGTGCATTTTCTGTGTCGCGGTGGTGAGTTTGAGGCCGCATTGGATGTTGCTAAGGAGTGTATTAGGAAAGGGTGGGTGCCGAATTTTACTACCATGAAGAGTCTTGTGAATGGGCTCGCTGGTGCGTCGAAGGTTGATGTGGCGAAGGAGGTTATTAAGCAGATTAAGGAGAAGTTTGCTGAGAATGGGGATAAGTGGATTAGATTGAAGCTGGGTTGGATCAGTGAGAAAGAGTGCGGTCTCCTTTGTATTGTACAATTCTTTGATCAATTTGAGAGGAGCACTGAAAATTGAATTAACTATGGAATATCAGCTTTGGAATGGCTTTACTTTGTTTCGCCATTTCCTCTAGCCATTGTCCTTTTTGCTTGCTCAAATGAATTCATTCATCGGTAACTGGTAATTTGCCAGGTTAGTTTAACATGTTCGCTGTCGTTGGGCATGCTTAGTTTTCCTTGCTTGAGTAATAATAGAATTGGATATGGTTTTGCAGAGAGTTTTCTCTTTGTTTCCATCTGTTTTGcctctttaaaattttattacccCTTTTTTTTCAAAGGAGAATGATCATACACTGTATGCGAGCTCTTATGGACCTGTATATttcattattagtttttattacttcctgttttggtttcttgttctgCTCGTCCTCCATAGTTTGCTAAAAACTTGTAGCTGTTGTTAATGTAATAgttctattaattttaaatgttaattgaATACAACAATTGTTTGAATAATTTCTTCGGACACTGTGTGTTGTACGATGTTATTATAAGTTGTGTAGGTAATGCAGAATTGCAGAGTCTATAGTAGATCCTCATTGTTTTTTGTTCACTTATCATCTTATCCGTATTGTATGTCTCTGCATTTTAATGCAAGCTCAAGcatatttataaaaagagaagtgtTAAACACTTAATcgccaccttcaagttttaccaCCATGCAATTTAGCTTACAAACTCTATTATATATTGCCTCATTTAGCCCCGTTACAACATTTTCACTTAATAGCATGCGTTCCAAACCACTTACCTCAGAAGGCTAGCCAAACGGTGCATCTAGTGCCTTTTATCATTTCACTCTTAATGTAATGGTTCTGTCCTTTCTCTTAGCtattgaaaatgattatttaaaatacgTGCGGAGCATGCGTTTACACATTCAGGAATGAAAATGGACATTTGCTATTTTAATGCTGTATATTGAAGTCACTGAAATCATTAAGAAAACATAACTTATGTGCACTTGATTGCCAGCCAAGAGCAATGAAAGATCTCGTGCTAAAGAGAACAAGTAGTGCACATATTGATGTGTTTTTTATTACTGGTAGGAATCGAACAGACACCAGGAATTTATAACAACTCACACACTCCTTGCCTCCTTGGTGCACATATTGGTGTTTAATCAGACATTACACAGACTTTGAATTTGTAGAAATCTTTTACTTGTCACCCAAAGGTATGGATGAAAATTTTCAACCCACTTGTTCTACTCCTTCGTGGGCATTGGTAAAACAAATGctagtgtatatatattattgctgAGTTAAAAATCTACTGATGATAAAGTTGGGAAAAACTAATTTGTCTGCCTTATCTTGACAATCAAAAAGCAAATGGATTATTAGCATATAGTTTACATAATAACAGCACCCTGCACAGTCACAACAGGTAACAAAAAGATTGTGGATAAGCACGAATTATCACGCCGAAGGACTTTGAGGTGTACTTGGGTGACATGCGATGAGTATGTATTACAAGACAcagttcaaatattaattattaatggcttaattaaattttttatacctGAAATataccatatttttttaaaaaactacctaacattcatttttttcctagatacttgaaatttttttgcattttattttagtatgtaTCGTTTGCATCTGTTAAGTGATGACGTGATAAACAGAGTGCCATTCATCTTGCCTACTCGCTAAACACGTAGGCACAAGTGTGTCCatgtcattttgtttttttaattttaaaaaactaaaagccaaaaaagggaggCAGCACTGTTGGTGGTGGTGCAAGAGGCGGTGCTAAAGCAACTTAAGAATGAAAAGAGTTACTTTAACAAAAACAATGCGACGATCGAGATTCAAATGCAGGTTCTTAATCTCTCCATATTCACCAAAGGCGTTTTGCAAATCATTCGCTTGTGCTTCCTCGTGCACGTCAATGACCAAAATGATCCATCCTTTAGTGGATGGAGtgagagaaataaaattgaaatggttattaaattaaataaataaataaaaagacaaaatccTAACCCTAAGAGGGAGGAGGGCAAAGGGATTACTAACATCTTTGAGGGCCAAGGCCACCCTCGATGGTGAGAGAGTCAGAGTCAGAGAGGCGAGTGTCACAGCTGGCATCGGTATCTTGTCGGAATTCACAACCCTTGGTCTTTTTGGGGGCGACGACGGCGGTGAAGGTGAATTTAAGCTTAGGTTGAGGTAGAGAAGTTTCAGCGTCGGGGGCGCCCTCCTCATCCATCAAGTCATCGTCCTCAGGTTCGAAATCCAAGGCTTCAATGTCAACTGCGCTTCCTTGAATCTCTGCCTCTCTCTGCTTCTCAACACACGAAACTAACACAGGGTGAGAGAGAACCCTTTTATGTTGTGATTTATCGCTTGCAATGGTAAGTCTTTTGGTGGCAGTGCCTTTTCCCGCACCACCACGGATGGTGCTACCTCCGTTTTTTggctttcaattttttaaaattaaaaaaacaaattaatgacATGGATGCACATGTGCCTACGTGTTTAGTGAGTAAGCGTGATGACGTGACACTCCATCTATCATGTCATCACTTAACGGATGTTGACTAACAACATGtactaaaatgaaatgaaaaaaaatttcagctatctcagagaaaaaaatagatgttaggtaatttttaaaaaataaactatattaaaaaacttaattaaactattattaattatacaCATGCGATGAATAGGAAAGTTTCTTTTAGTGACTTCAAATATTTACGTTTATCAcacatatttttatcatatagacaatgaaatatatatatatatattgacaaaGATGACAATAAGATATGAACCTAAAACCCCCATGGATTACTTAAACTCCCTCCATTAAGTCGGTGATTCTCACAACCAAATATGTTTATCAGTGGTTTTATTATTCAGTTTAATAAGTGAGGGGAGAAATTCTTTTAAGTATTTGCAGATttcataaaataacatgtttaaGGTTTCATGTATGTACACGTCATGTAAAAAACACGCATATTTGAATTCGAGTTAGTAGAAACAGAAAATAATACACGGAACaaccaacaaaataattttttatttttaataaaaggaGGCTCTTTTTTACAGCAATAATAAAAGGAGGCTTAAAAAAAGCctctaaaaataatcttattctaacattaaataaaaactctCAAATGATACCTCAAGTTGAGAGGAGTTTTTCCGGCAGGCCTAGGTACCAACTAAATACAGATACTTAAAAAGAAAGTCAAATAAACttataaaaggaagaaaaaaaattgtaagaataGTGCCATTTCAAACTGGGATTAGATTAATCTTAATCTTATCTACAAAAGTATAGGGACACATTTCAGcaactaaaataaatgaaataaactaTTATTGTCCCCAAGATTTAAGAATAGAATGAATTTACCTTATTTGCATCTAACGCGTTCTTATTTTCTACTTTACTAAATTTTCTAATCTATAAGGTCAATTACTGCAACGAAGATATATAAGACAAAGAAAGAAGGGCAAAAGGTTGTCCACGTCTTTTTTCTTCTATGTTCCAGATAAGAGGCCCCTAGttccttttttttgtgttaaataaaACCAGATAAGATTAACTAATGTCAAGGAAAAATCCATTTGGATGTCCAAAACTAAATTAAGTACTCTTATTCTCGTTAGACACAAATATAAAACAGATTATTCTAGTATTGAACCGAATAAAAACAACTTACAGTTTCACAGTTCCAGAAATTAAGCCACGTCGTACCTTCcatcaattatgttttttccTCAATCCTTTTTACATGCAAACTGTGGTGGAGCTTATTGTGTTGGTGCCCAATCACAAATCTCTTGAAGGATTTGTAATAAAGGGCCAGACCAGGCACCATCACCAAAGTTTGATTAAAATGGGTTGCTTCCCATGCTGTAAGTCAGAGGCTGAATCATCCTCTTCAAATGCATCCGCCGGAAAAATTTCCAAAGGAAGGAGAACATTCAAATCATTGGCTTCAGTTATGTCACATAAAACAGGTATGTTGTATGGTTCATTGATAATTACATACATTATTTGTCTTTTCTAATTCTGTCTAAATGTTGCATGATGATTCCCTCCTCATTATACCTTGAAAACAAAtccattttttatcctttttattttttaaccctttatttatatcaattaatgtcatgctCTTGAATGTGATCTGGCTTAGGAGATTAGGCCACCCTGcccaacatttttcttttctttatataaagaTGGTTCATGAACAATTAAtacttttatagtttttaatttaactgCATAGCAATGAATTTCCTTATTACATGAGCAACATGCATGAAATTTCATATTGGAATCCAAGGCTTCAAATGTAAATGTGAATGGATCATTGGTGTAATAACTAGGTGATCTCTAATTGCAGGTAGTAGCAGGCAAAGACGGATAGATGCAGAGATAAGAAAATATGGATCAGCAAAAAACGATGTCAAAGTATTCACATATGCACAACTTGCTGAAGCTACAAACAACTACAATTCTGATTGCCTGGTTGGCGAAGGTGGATTCGGGAATGTCTACAAAGGATTCTTAAAAAGTGTTGATCAAGTATGTTTCTTGATACCCTCTCAAACACACCCATATTTTATAATCTAATAGCATATTTAGCGTTTTACAAGTTATGAAATTCTCATGTAATATATTTGGTGTTCAGACTGTAGCTGTGAAGGTACTGAACAGGGAAGGAGCGCAAGGAACACGAGAATTTTTTGCAGAGATTTTGATGTTGAGCATGGTGCAACACCCAAATCTT of the Glycine max cultivar Williams 82 chromosome 13, Glycine_max_v4.0, whole genome shotgun sequence genome contains:
- the LOC100802618 gene encoding Derlin-2.2-like codes for the protein MAQAVEEWYKQMPVITRSYLTAAVVTTIGCSLDIISPYHLYLNPILVVKQYQFWRLVTNFLYFRKMDLDFLFHMFFLARYCKLLEENSFRGRTADFFYMLLFGATVLTGIVLLGGMIPYLSESFAKIIFLSNSLTFMMVYVWSKQNPFIHMSFLGLFTFTAAYLPWVLLGFSVLVGASAWVDLLGMIAGHAYYFLEDVYPRMTGRRPLKTPSFIKALFADDPVVVARPANVRFAPPPAEELHQD
- the LOC102661867 gene encoding pentatricopeptide repeat-containing protein At1g61870, mitochondrial, giving the protein MGFVKRGTLRLFKYMKRRGYLPEGECYFTLVHFLCRGGEFEAALDVAKECIRKGWVPNFTTMKSLVNGLAGASKVDVAKEVIKQIKEKFAENGDKWIRLKLGWISEKECGLLCIVQFFDQFERSTEN
- the LOC100804377 gene encoding RNA-binding protein Y14 — protein: MEGTTWLNFWNCETPKNGGSTIRGGAGKGTATKRLTIASDKSQHKRVLSHPVLVSCVEKQREAEIQGSAVDIEALDFEPEDDDLMDEEGAPDAETSLPQPKLKFTFTAVVAPKKTKGCEFRQDTDASCDTRLSDSDSLTIEGGLGPQRFSLTPSTKGWIILVIDVHEEAQANDLQNAFGEYGEIKNLHLNLDRRIVFVKVTLFILKLL